One Cohnella candidum genomic region harbors:
- the fumC gene encoding class II fumarate hydratase, whose product MDFRMEKDTIGEIAVPADRMWGAQTQRSSENFRIGTERMPIEVIRSLALLKKSAAAVNRDLGKLAADKADAIIRAADEILAGQWDDHFPLVVWQTGSGTQSNMNVNEVIAHLASGNGVKIHPNDDVNMSQSSNDTFPTAMHMAALSAIEDKVLPAVTVLKETLHKKSEQFQDVIKIGRTHLQDATPITLGQEISGWVRMLEKSESMIRSAAENLRELAIGGTAVGTGINAHPEFGDRVAAEISKQTGKRFVSAANKFHALTSHDELVFVHGALKALAADLMKIANDVRWLASGPRSGIGEITIPANEPGSSIMPGKVNPTQSEAMTMVVCQVMGNDAAIGFAASQGNFELNVFKPVIAYAFLQSARLLSDALHSFNDNCAVGIEPNLPAIAGHLERSLMLVTALNPLIGYENAASIAKTAHKEGLTLKEAALRSGLLTEEQFNEIVRPERMVRQQS is encoded by the coding sequence ATGGATTTTCGGATGGAGAAGGATACGATCGGGGAAATCGCGGTGCCTGCCGACCGGATGTGGGGGGCTCAAACCCAGCGAAGTTCGGAAAATTTCCGCATTGGGACGGAACGTATGCCCATCGAGGTGATCCGCTCCCTTGCCCTGCTGAAGAAAAGTGCCGCTGCCGTCAATCGCGATCTCGGCAAATTGGCCGCCGATAAAGCCGATGCGATCATCCGGGCGGCGGACGAAATTTTAGCCGGCCAATGGGATGACCACTTCCCGCTCGTCGTATGGCAGACGGGCAGCGGCACCCAGTCCAATATGAACGTGAACGAAGTCATCGCGCACCTCGCGTCCGGGAACGGCGTCAAAATCCACCCGAACGACGACGTCAACATGTCGCAAAGCTCGAACGACACGTTCCCGACCGCCATGCACATGGCTGCATTGTCCGCCATCGAAGACAAGGTGCTTCCCGCGGTCACCGTCCTGAAAGAAACCCTCCACAAGAAAAGCGAGCAATTCCAAGACGTGATCAAAATCGGCCGCACGCACCTGCAGGACGCTACGCCGATTACGCTCGGCCAGGAAATCAGCGGCTGGGTCCGCATGCTGGAAAAGAGCGAATCGATGATCCGCAGCGCAGCCGAAAACCTGCGCGAGCTGGCGATCGGCGGCACCGCCGTCGGCACAGGCATTAACGCCCATCCCGAGTTCGGCGACCGGGTCGCGGCTGAAATCAGCAAGCAAACCGGCAAAAGGTTCGTCTCTGCCGCCAACAAATTCCACGCCCTGACGAGCCACGACGAGCTCGTGTTCGTGCACGGCGCTCTGAAAGCATTGGCCGCCGATCTGATGAAGATCGCCAACGATGTTCGTTGGCTCGCCAGCGGACCCCGGAGCGGGATCGGCGAAATCACGATTCCCGCGAACGAGCCGGGCAGCTCCATCATGCCGGGCAAAGTGAACCCGACCCAATCGGAAGCGATGACGATGGTCGTCTGCCAGGTGATGGGCAACGACGCGGCGATCGGCTTCGCGGCCAGCCAAGGGAACTTCGAACTGAACGTGTTCAAACCCGTCATCGCCTACGCGTTTCTCCAATCGGCCAGGCTGCTGTCCGACGCGCTCCATTCCTTCAACGACAACTGCGCCGTCGGCATCGAGCCGAACCTGCCGGCGATCGCCGGTCATCTGGAGCGCTCGCTCATGCTCGTAACAGCGCTGAACCCGCTGATCGGCTATGAAAATGCCGCTTCGATCGCCAAGACGGCGCACAAAGAAGGCTTGACGCTGAAAGAAGCTGCCTTGCGCAGCGGCCTCTTGACGGAAGAGCAGTTTAACGAGATCGTCCGGCCGGAACGCATGGTTCGGCAACAAAGTTAA
- the xerS gene encoding tyrosine recombinase XerS: protein MNLQKKKDREELEKHIPGMPWYVEKFINYKLPDLSPSSLLEYVRDYETFLSWLQAEGLTSAATMSAIPIEDLERLHMDSVDNFRMFLATRKEHANGKTTISRKLSSLRSLFHYLSQIAEDENFYPLLKRNVMAKVSVKRTHKPKDTAAKLEGKLLQEQEIIEFINYIRNDYAHDVAANKQATYAHELNRIRDCCIVSLILNSGLRVSELVHLDMDDLDMKRKLVYVYRKGKNDDTFKTPVYFRQDAVEDLEQYLAQRETRYKAPKREKALFLAIANGRQEGSRMTKRAIQEMVVKYAKRFGKPFLSVHKLRHSFATDYYLRNDLYKTQEQLGHASPETTQIYAHLTDKTMEEAIDRR, encoded by the coding sequence TTGAACCTGCAGAAAAAGAAAGACCGCGAAGAGCTCGAGAAGCACATTCCCGGCATGCCCTGGTACGTCGAGAAGTTCATTAACTATAAACTGCCCGATCTGTCCCCCTCGTCCTTGCTGGAATACGTGCGGGATTACGAAACGTTCCTTTCTTGGCTGCAAGCGGAAGGCTTGACGAGCGCCGCCACGATGAGTGCGATTCCGATCGAGGATCTCGAACGGCTCCATATGGACAGCGTGGACAACTTCCGCATGTTCCTCGCCACACGCAAAGAGCATGCCAACGGTAAAACGACCATTTCACGCAAGCTCTCCTCCCTCCGTTCCCTGTTCCACTATCTCAGCCAAATCGCGGAGGACGAGAACTTCTATCCCTTGCTCAAGCGCAACGTGATGGCCAAAGTGTCGGTCAAACGCACGCACAAACCGAAGGACACGGCCGCAAAACTCGAAGGCAAACTGCTGCAGGAGCAGGAAATCATCGAGTTCATCAACTATATCCGCAACGACTACGCGCACGACGTAGCCGCCAACAAGCAAGCAACCTACGCACATGAGCTCAACCGGATCCGCGACTGCTGCATCGTCAGCCTGATCCTCAACTCCGGTCTTCGCGTGTCGGAGCTTGTCCACCTCGATATGGACGATCTCGACATGAAGCGCAAGCTCGTCTACGTCTACCGCAAAGGGAAGAACGACGACACCTTCAAGACGCCGGTCTACTTCCGCCAGGACGCCGTCGAAGACCTGGAGCAATACCTCGCCCAGCGCGAAACCCGATACAAAGCGCCGAAGCGGGAAAAGGCGCTGTTTCTCGCGATCGCGAACGGCCGCCAAGAAGGCTCGCGCATGACGAAGCGGGCGATTCAGGAGATGGTCGTCAAATACGCCAAAAGGTTCGGAAAACCGTTCCTGTCCGTCCACAAGCTGAGGCACTCTTTCGCGACCGACTATTACTTGCGGAACGATTTGTACAAAACCCAGGAGCAGCTCGGCCACGCCTCTCCGGAGACGACGCAAATCTATGCCCACCTGACCGACAAAACGATGGAAGAAGCGATCGACCGCCGTTAA
- a CDS encoding thioredoxin family protein: MTIRLPHKVGTGITPKQFMEGMQKNRERFEDIYRAFEWPNREDERYFRGFANAKNLQVLILCTDWCPDVIWNVPLLFRMLEDAGVPVEVLPMEEHLETMDLFLTDGGRNQPIVLFLDGEGTVLGKWGARPAYIQEVMNEFRRKNPDRTDPDYQEKVSRVRREIESIYRSTDYVSAVVTEVRQLIASFGV; the protein is encoded by the coding sequence ATGACGATTCGATTGCCGCATAAAGTCGGGACCGGCATCACGCCGAAGCAGTTCATGGAGGGGATGCAGAAGAACCGGGAGCGTTTTGAGGACATCTATCGAGCTTTCGAATGGCCGAATAGGGAGGATGAGCGATATTTTCGAGGGTTCGCCAACGCGAAAAACCTGCAGGTGCTGATCCTATGTACCGATTGGTGTCCAGACGTGATCTGGAACGTACCGCTGTTGTTCCGAATGCTGGAGGATGCCGGCGTGCCTGTCGAGGTGCTGCCTATGGAGGAGCATTTGGAGACGATGGACCTGTTTCTGACCGACGGAGGGCGTAACCAACCGATCGTGCTTTTCTTGGACGGGGAAGGAACGGTGCTGGGCAAATGGGGAGCAAGACCGGCTTACATTCAAGAAGTCATGAATGAATTCAGACGCAAAAATCCGGACCGCACGGATCCGGATTACCAAGAAAAGGTGTCCCGCGTCAGGAGGGAGATCGAAAGCATTTACCGCAGTACCGATTACGTGTCGGCCGTGGTGACGGAGGTCCGGCAGCTGATCGCGTCCTTCGGCGTTTAA